A single window of Lacerta agilis isolate rLacAgi1 chromosome 12, rLacAgi1.pri, whole genome shotgun sequence DNA harbors:
- the LOC117055748 gene encoding meiosis-specific coiled-coil domain-containing protein MEIOC-like has protein sequence MVADGARALAVPLSGGTRPPEVRPVVKTSNLCLFGNATHFSNKNLYTENEDMVKQSTTFSHYEPQVNRTKQEMDTQLFSPLFGGITNTPPTVESPQFYSSWSTCGDDANAIASLHGCTKKRTQVNLSYSGNGPDMFGLVTSILEEPNKQEPVTGWNSLSRLFPPVWSSDFEKTENFSGLFPTKCLENEDPTNLVGTQSIYEENLQKSSSVELLKKELEDLHVIGSWLVTSDPCSQSPDEILKNADSENKAFKSNGINHQGGLAYQNVSNYNKNQLNSGNGKSHTDFSSFSCHTRIKDSTNTAKELQKADHARGMLGKNDTEGSSKYFTQLFNSPADGIWDPVIQQNIGYTGFTAAYDSQQFTCSSPYLLSPLNKENSFPEGRNAKLQESHPQNNHSCISTEGNFGNTECKMSLHHQKASCSHLPLKPALQNMNSSYNGYTWLDSKILNPVATSFATYGKQKQMSSQLSSRCSTQSGGSSTSQSIAQPSYSQVAPMLNSRKDGKHISANIPNSSGFSNCNENRKQPNPIGHTQKDSLAPREGYCGEVSTNASSRWLSQKHSINESAKHYSFHKKQSQFSTDERTRQNERRRENNWIPHPGYASPNQTQPDILRRAEEQNGSNLSDFINPSFLPLFPLMPGYKHLPNFPPFNPPTFSSPANVAFPPLPFPLSELADLLHYDDLPYLSPLFNELFCRDLPAQYFAFPPPLNHYRPPKHRSGAANELHSHLEDCYEQWRALERERKKAEADLARNFPGKRVSSSNSAPFSQLPDKPSRVDRLIVDQFREQAKVHTLLGKMECLCGNPVHGNISAALRCHLEAICATRARRKDEIVNAANHQRQGISRYNNEKDVLALAVAIKDLAFFTRKTRTALWCALQMTLSKTSMNTPAKKEEVERALQELCPVTGSLQVKAIVEHEDKENKRENHELPQQVIQ, from the exons atggtggcGGACGGCGCCCGTGCTCTGGCTGTTCCCCTCTCAGGAGGGACCCGGCCGCCAGAG GTGAGACCTGTGGTTAAGACTTCAAACCTCTGTCTATTTGGAAATGCTACTCATTTTAGTAACAAGAATCTGTACACTGAAAATGAGGATATGGTTAAGCAAAGCACCACATTCAGTCATTATGAGCCACAG GTAAACCGCACTAAGCAAGAAATGGACACACAGCTCTTCTCTCCTTTGTTTGGAGGAATAACCAACACACCGCCCACTGTGGAGTCTCCCCAGTTTTACAGCAGCTGGTCAACATGTGGAGATGATGCCAATGCTATTGCCTCATTACATGGCTGCACCAAAAAAAG AACACAGGTAAATTTATCTTATTCTGGCAATGGCCCTGATATGTTTGGCTTGGTGACAAGCATCCTAGAGGAGCCAAACAAGCAAGAACCTGTTACAGGCTG GAATTCTCTATCAAGATTATTTCCACCTGTGTGGTCATCAGACTTTGAAAAAACTGAAAACTTCTCAGGGCTTTTTCCTACAAAATGCTTGGAAAATGAAGATcctacaaacttagttggtactCAAAGTATTTATGAAGAAAACTTGCAAAAGTCATCATCTGTAGAATTACTAAAGAAAGAACTTGAAGATCTCCATGTTATAGGATCGTGGCTTGTGACTTCTGATCCTTGCAGTCAGTCACCTGATGAGATTTTGAAGAATGCTGATTCAGAAAACAAGGCTTTTAAGAGTAATGGAATCAATCACCAAGGTGGACTTGCTTATCAGAATGTATCCAATTATAACAAAAATCAGTTAAACAGTGGCAATGGGAAGAGCCATACAGATTTTAGCAGTTTCTCATGTCATACTAGAATAAAAGATAGCACAAATACTGCTAAAGAACTCCAGAAAGCTGACCATGCAAGAGGCATGCTTGGGAAAAATGACACAGAAGGATCAAGCAAATATTTCACTCAATTGTTTAATTCTCCCGCTGATGGAATATGGGATCCAGTGATCCAGCAAAATATAGGATATACAGGTTTTACAGCTGCTTATGACTCTCAACAGTTTACTTGCTCATCTCCATACCTTCTCAGTCCACTTAATAAAGAGAATAGCTTTCCAGAAGGAAGGAATGCAAAACTGCAGGAAAGCCACCCACAAAATAACCACAGTTGCATCTCTACAGAGGGGAACTTTGGCAATACTGAATGTAAGATGTCCTTACATCACCAGAAAGCATCCTGTAGTCACTTGCCTCTTAAACCAGCACTACAGAATATGAATTCATCTTACAATGGATATACATGGCTGGATAGTAAGATACTAAATCCAGTGGCTACATCGTTTGCAACTTATGGGAAGCAAAAGCAAATGAGTTCTCAGTTGTCTTCAAGGTGTTCAACTCAGTCTGGTGGCTCCTCCACCAGTCAATCTATAGCCCAGCCTTCTTATTCACAGGTGGCACCAATGTTGAACTCAAGAAAAGATGGGAAACACATCTCTGCTAACATTCCTAACAGCTCAGGGTTTTCaaactgcaatgaaaataggaagcAACCTAACCCTATTGGACACACCCAGAAGGATTCCTTAGCTCCTAGAGAGGGATACTGTGGTGAAGTATCCACTAATGCTTCCTCCAGGTGGCTGTCACAAAAGCATTCCATAAATGAGTCTGCGAAACACTATAGTTTTCATAAAAAGCAAAGCCAGTTCAGTACTGATGAGAGAACTAGGCAGAATGAGAGAAGACGTGAAAATAATTGGATTCCACACCCAGGCTACGCAAGCCCAAATCAAACGCAGCCTGATATATTGAGAAGAGCAGAAGAACAGAACGGCAGCAATTTGTCTGATTTCATCAATCCTTCTTTCCTACCTCTCTTCCCATTAATGCCTGGTTATAAACATCTGCCTAATTTTCCTCCATTTAATCCTCCCACGTTTTCATCACCAGCTAATGTTGCATTTCCCCCATTGCCATTTCCATTGTCTGAACTTGCTGACCTCCTTCACTATGATGACCTACCCTATTTGAGTCCTTTATTTAACGAACTCTTCTGCAGAGATTTGCCTGCACAATACTTTGCCTTTCCACcacctcttaaccactacagacCTCCAAAGCATCGCAGTGGAGCTGCAAACGAACTTCATAGTCATCTAGAAGATTGTTACGAACAGTGGAGAGCACTTGAGAGGGAGCGGAAAAAG GCAGAGGCAGATCTGGCCAGAAACTTCCCAGGGAAGCGGGTATCCAGCTCAAATAGCGCTCCCTTCTCCCAGCTTCCTGACAAGCCTTCCCgagtggatcgcctgattgtggACCAGTTCCGAGAGCAGGCGAAA gTACACACTTTACTTGGGAAAATGGAATGCCTTTGTGGTAATCCTGTCCATGGTAACATATCTGCCGCTTTGAGATGTCATTTGGAAGCCATCTGTGCTACCCGAGCGAGACGCAAGGATGAGATTGTTAATGCTGCTAATCATCAGAGGCAAGGAATATCTCGTTACAACAATGAAAAAG ATGTCCTGGCTCTGGCGGTTGCCATTAAAGATTTGGCTTTCTTCACACGAAAAACACGTACAGCTTTATGGTGTGCTCTTCAGATGACCCTGTCAAAAACTTCAATGAACACGCCAGCAAAAAAGGAGGaagtggaaagggccttgcaagAGCTCTGTCCTGTCACTGGCAGCTTGCAAGTGAAGGCCATCGTGGAGCATGAAGACaaagaaaacaagagagagaaCCACGAACTGCCTCAACAGGTCATACAGTGA